The following are encoded in a window of Brevibacillus sp. DP1.3A genomic DNA:
- a CDS encoding YheC/YheD family protein: MKRPIIGILTWREGKRFAEPTYFRRLLKAGQELGCTVFLFSPNDVLGAGRQVRGYVPGSNGGWQARIFDRPDAVFDRYRYTPTQAFKNYVAFRRTSNFLYANNRLANKWRVHEVLHRDPRMHRWLPETHLYNRQSLVNMLGKHPLLYVKPLNGTGGRNILSIEKRGDELRLLGRNKQRAKVSTVVRDKAAAQRWVDRWTRQEKYIVQQGLRLQLVPSRAVDMRLLIQKNGQGEWSITGHGIRVGPERSATSNLHGGGKAIPVSVFLRPRFGEEHTEQIVRDCEQLAFQTAETLEDHFGRMVEFGLDIGIDVEGHAWLIEVNPKPAREIFREMGATGQYKNAITRPLEYAIYLAKTQGREGREPLLKRKVVRG, from the coding sequence TTGAAACGACCCATAATCGGTATCTTGACTTGGCGGGAAGGCAAACGCTTTGCAGAGCCAACCTATTTTCGGCGACTACTCAAGGCTGGACAAGAACTAGGCTGTACCGTTTTCTTGTTTTCACCAAACGATGTACTTGGAGCCGGCAGGCAGGTGAGAGGGTATGTCCCGGGGAGCAATGGTGGCTGGCAAGCAAGAATATTTGACCGTCCAGACGCTGTATTTGACCGATACCGCTATACACCGACACAAGCGTTTAAGAACTATGTGGCCTTTCGGCGGACGAGTAATTTTTTGTATGCAAACAATCGCTTGGCAAACAAATGGCGTGTACATGAGGTGCTGCATCGGGACCCGAGAATGCATCGCTGGCTTCCGGAGACCCACCTCTACAACCGCCAAAGTCTGGTCAACATGCTAGGCAAGCATCCATTGCTCTACGTAAAGCCACTGAATGGAACAGGGGGACGAAACATCCTGTCGATTGAAAAGCGTGGCGACGAACTTCGACTGCTCGGCCGAAATAAGCAAAGGGCGAAAGTATCCACAGTAGTAAGAGATAAAGCCGCGGCCCAAAGATGGGTAGATCGTTGGACGAGACAGGAGAAATATATCGTTCAGCAAGGTCTTCGTTTGCAGCTGGTTCCTTCGCGTGCAGTAGACATGCGCCTCTTGATTCAAAAGAATGGGCAGGGTGAATGGAGCATTACAGGTCATGGGATTCGCGTGGGTCCAGAACGCAGTGCCACCTCTAATCTGCATGGCGGCGGAAAAGCTATCCCAGTTTCGGTATTTCTCCGACCGAGGTTTGGGGAGGAGCACACTGAGCAGATCGTGCGTGATTGCGAACAGCTTGCTTTTCAAACAGCGGAAACACTCGAGGATCATTTTGGACGGATGGTTGAATTTGGATTGGATATTGGCATCGATGTAGAGGGTCACGCTTGGCTGATCGAAGTGAATCCCAAACCAGCTCGGGAAATTTTCCGAGAGATGGGGGCAACGGGGCAGTACAAGAATGCCATTACTCGACCGCTTGAATACGCCATCTACCTTGCAAAAACACAAGGACGCGAAGGTCGCGAGCCACTTTTGAAGAGAAAGGTCGTCAGAGGATAA
- a CDS encoding serine hydrolase: MKTRSQITFASLALLIAGSSLLYTTPTSIVKAEPTQNVSSSLQTSTQRDRNSVKQAMRDTLHLGIPGILAKTSEDGKTWGYAAGVANLSTKEPMKTDFRFRIGSVTKTFTATVVLQLAGENRLNLDDSIEKWLPGVIQGNGYDGNQITIRQILNHTSGIAEYLRSKDADMMNAKKTYTAEELVKIGLSLPPDFAPGKGWSYSDTGYVLLGILIEKVTGNSYAEEIENRIIEPLELSNTFLPGNSSVIPGTNHARGYFQPDGASELKDITYYNPSIASSAGDMISTADDLNKFFSYLLSGKLLKEPQLKQMLTTVPTGSAEISGYGLGIYETKLPNGVSIWGHTGSIPGFITLVGGTLGGKHMLTVNLNSMGKANFKNILLAEFSK; this comes from the coding sequence ATGAAAACACGTAGTCAAATTACATTTGCAAGTCTGGCCCTTTTAATAGCTGGAAGCTCCCTGTTATACACAACGCCAACCTCAATTGTAAAAGCAGAGCCTACTCAAAATGTATCTAGTTCGTTACAAACAAGCACTCAACGAGATCGGAATTCTGTCAAGCAAGCAATGCGGGATACATTGCATCTTGGAATCCCGGGGATACTCGCTAAAACTTCTGAGGATGGAAAAACATGGGGCTATGCCGCTGGGGTAGCGAATCTGAGCACCAAGGAACCAATGAAAACAGATTTTCGCTTTCGCATTGGCAGCGTGACGAAGACGTTCACCGCAACAGTTGTACTTCAATTAGCTGGAGAGAACCGCCTGAATCTAGACGACTCCATCGAAAAATGGTTGCCTGGTGTCATTCAAGGAAACGGATATGATGGTAACCAGATTACTATCCGGCAGATATTGAACCATACAAGTGGTATCGCTGAATACTTAAGGTCAAAAGACGCTGATATGATGAATGCCAAAAAAACATATACCGCTGAAGAATTAGTAAAGATTGGGCTTTCTCTTCCTCCAGACTTTGCCCCAGGAAAGGGCTGGTCTTATTCAGACACAGGATACGTATTACTGGGTATCCTTATTGAAAAAGTAACCGGGAACAGCTATGCAGAAGAGATTGAAAATCGGATTATTGAACCGCTTGAATTGTCGAATACATTCCTACCTGGCAATTCAAGCGTTATTCCAGGCACCAATCATGCCCGTGGATATTTCCAACCAGACGGAGCAAGTGAGCTAAAAGACATTACTTATTATAACCCAAGTATAGCTAGCTCGGCTGGAGATATGATTTCTACTGCTGACGACTTAAATAAATTCTTCTCTTACTTACTCAGTGGCAAATTACTGAAGGAACCGCAATTAAAACAAATGCTTACTACAGTTCCTACAGGAAGTGCTGAAATCAGCGGATATGGTCTTGGAATCTATGAAACTAAGCTTCCAAACGGAGTCTCGATATGGGGACATACAGGTAGCATTCCAGGGTTTATTACTCTTGTTGGGGGTACACTTGGAGGCAAGCATATGTTGACCGTCAATTTGAACAGTATGGGTAAAGCTAACTTTAAAAATATTTTACTTGCTGAATTTAGCAAGTAG
- a CDS encoding 8-oxo-dGTP diphosphatase, which produces MYRYTICFLKHRNGILMLNRNKSPLMGLWNGVGGKLEQGETPLDSVLREVREETGILLETACYKGIVSWLVDGIETGGMYAFLAHLPEDYERSQTPQVVEEGILDWKELAWILDPDNAGVPENLPMFLPYMLEEADPCQHFFTYENNQVVNYETAPLPKPVTT; this is translated from the coding sequence ATGTATCGCTATACCATATGCTTTCTCAAACATAGAAATGGAATACTCATGCTGAATCGCAACAAATCACCATTGATGGGGCTATGGAATGGCGTAGGCGGTAAGCTAGAGCAGGGAGAGACTCCACTGGACAGTGTCCTTCGGGAGGTTCGGGAAGAGACGGGCATTTTGCTAGAAACCGCTTGTTACAAAGGAATTGTCTCTTGGCTAGTTGATGGAATAGAAACGGGCGGTATGTATGCATTTCTCGCTCATCTTCCAGAAGACTACGAGCGCTCTCAAACCCCTCAGGTTGTGGAAGAAGGCATACTTGACTGGAAAGAGCTAGCGTGGATCTTGGACCCCGACAATGCTGGCGTCCCAGAAAACCTTCCCATGTTTTTACCATACATGCTGGAAGAGGCTGACCCTTGTCAGCATTTCTTTACGTACGAAAATAACCAGGTTGTCAACTATGAAACAGCTCCATTGCCAAAGCCGGTTACAACTTGA
- the leuC gene encoding 3-isopropylmalate dehydratase large subunit: protein MTARTMFEKIWDNHIIHEEAGKPSLLYIDLHLVHEVTSPQAFEGLRLAGRQVRRPELTFATMDHNVPTADRFNVKDPISRQQMETLTANCAEFGVTLADLNSPDQGIVHVIGPELGLTHPGKTIVCGDSHTSTHGAFGALAFGIGTSEVEHVLATQCLQQSKPKTMEVRVNGDLPFGVSAKDLILAIIAKYGTDFATGYVVEYTGAAIRNLTMEERMTVCNMTIEGGARAGLIAPDQTTFDYLKGKRYVPQGEDFLAAVEAWKELCTDEGAAFDSCVEIEAAEIAPQVTWGTSPGMGTNITSTVPNPESFETTAQRKAAQDALAYMDLAPGTPMSEIKIDRVFIGSCTNGRIEDLRKAADVAKGRKVSPSVHAMVVPGSQAVKQLAEQEGLHLIFQEAGFDWRESGCSMCLAMNPDILSEGERCASTSNRNFEGRQGRGGRTHLVSPEMAAAAAIAGHFVDVREWKSENASKEVFQ, encoded by the coding sequence ATGACAGCCCGTACGATGTTTGAAAAGATTTGGGACAATCACATTATTCACGAAGAGGCAGGCAAGCCGAGCCTTTTGTATATCGACCTGCACCTGGTTCACGAGGTGACTTCGCCGCAAGCTTTCGAAGGACTCCGCTTGGCTGGCCGCCAAGTACGCCGTCCAGAGCTTACCTTCGCAACCATGGACCACAACGTACCGACAGCTGACCGTTTTAATGTCAAAGATCCGATTTCTCGTCAACAAATGGAAACCTTGACGGCGAACTGTGCGGAATTCGGGGTAACACTCGCGGATCTGAACAGCCCAGATCAAGGAATCGTCCACGTCATTGGTCCTGAGCTCGGGCTCACACATCCAGGCAAAACAATCGTCTGCGGGGACAGCCACACCTCCACTCACGGAGCATTCGGTGCCCTCGCCTTCGGTATTGGTACCAGCGAAGTGGAGCATGTACTCGCAACGCAATGCTTGCAGCAATCCAAACCAAAAACGATGGAAGTACGCGTAAACGGCGACCTGCCATTCGGTGTCAGTGCAAAAGATTTAATTTTGGCGATTATCGCAAAATACGGAACTGATTTTGCAACTGGCTACGTCGTAGAATACACAGGCGCAGCGATCCGCAACCTGACCATGGAAGAGCGCATGACTGTGTGCAACATGACGATTGAGGGTGGCGCTCGTGCCGGCCTAATCGCTCCTGACCAGACTACTTTTGACTACTTGAAAGGCAAGCGTTACGTTCCGCAAGGGGAAGATTTCCTAGCAGCTGTCGAAGCTTGGAAAGAGCTGTGCACGGACGAAGGCGCTGCGTTTGACTCCTGTGTAGAAATCGAGGCAGCCGAGATCGCACCGCAAGTTACGTGGGGAACGAGCCCTGGTATGGGTACGAACATTACGAGCACAGTTCCAAACCCTGAGTCATTCGAGACAACCGCACAGCGCAAAGCGGCACAAGATGCTCTGGCATATATGGACCTTGCGCCTGGCACTCCTATGAGCGAAATCAAAATCGATCGCGTCTTTATCGGCTCCTGTACGAACGGTCGGATCGAGGACCTGCGCAAAGCAGCTGACGTAGCTAAAGGACGCAAGGTCTCCCCTTCCGTACACGCGATGGTCGTTCCTGGCTCTCAAGCAGTTAAGCAGCTCGCTGAGCAAGAAGGCTTGCACCTTATTTTCCAAGAAGCTGGCTTTGATTGGCGCGAATCTGGTTGCTCCATGTGTCTGGCGATGAATCCAGATATCCTGTCCGAGGGTGAGCGTTGTGCTTCTACCTCGAACCGGAACTTCGAAGGACGTCAAGGACGCGGCGGAAGGACGCATCTGGTTAGCCCGGAAATGGCAGCAGCAGCAGCTATCGCAGGTCACTTCGTCGATGTACGTGAATGGAAAAGCGAGAACGCTAGCAAGGAGGTATTCCAATGA
- a CDS encoding class F sortase — protein sequence MKKLLGFLLFISLVTIGCGHTAKQPADAPKITNTMPKPAGPILIKQTVTVYGPSLPPQPTFLPAPPLPDGIMPTLLHIPKLKLQARVEPVGVLPNGQMDVPKAFDRVGILAPWTKPGMKGNAVIAGHFDHYTGPAVFYHLKKLKPGDKITVREAKGRTLTFQVRRVESFQTAEAPIDQIFGNAERSHLNLITCSGKFNKKTQEHARRLVIFSELVQNTESQDKKPSVRK from the coding sequence ATGAAAAAACTACTGGGGTTCCTTCTATTCATTAGTTTGGTTACAATTGGTTGCGGTCATACAGCTAAACAACCAGCCGATGCTCCAAAAATCACGAATACCATGCCAAAACCAGCAGGGCCCATCCTTATCAAACAAACGGTTACCGTTTATGGTCCTTCGCTACCACCTCAACCGACGTTCCTTCCTGCCCCTCCTCTTCCAGACGGAATCATGCCCACTCTTCTACATATTCCAAAACTGAAGCTGCAAGCTCGTGTAGAACCGGTTGGCGTTTTACCAAATGGGCAAATGGACGTCCCGAAGGCTTTTGATCGCGTGGGGATTTTGGCGCCATGGACGAAGCCCGGGATGAAGGGGAATGCAGTGATCGCCGGTCATTTCGATCATTACACGGGTCCAGCTGTTTTTTACCATCTGAAAAAACTAAAGCCCGGCGACAAAATCACGGTGCGTGAAGCAAAAGGAAGAACGCTTACCTTCCAGGTTCGCAGAGTAGAAAGCTTCCAGACTGCCGAAGCCCCCATCGATCAGATTTTTGGGAATGCAGAGCGCTCCCATCTGAATTTGATTACCTGCTCCGGCAAATTTAACAAGAAAACACAGGAACATGCTCGCAGGCTAGTCATCTTTTCCGAACTTGTTCAAAATACAGAGTCGCAAGATAAAAAACCCAGTGTACGCAAATGA
- the leuD gene encoding 3-isopropylmalate dehydratase small subunit → MNPFVIHSGVVAPLDRVNVDTDAIIPKQFLKRIERSGFGQFLFYEWRFTVDGTPIDTFILNTPAYKESTVLLARNNFGCGSSREHAPWALLDYGFRCVIAPSFADIFYNNCFKNGILPIKLSEEQVDELFNRTQNKPNYQLTIDLQEQVVRDSEGLSYPFEVDSYRRYCLLNGLDDIGITLQYEDKIAAYEANR, encoded by the coding sequence ATGAATCCATTTGTCATCCACTCCGGAGTGGTAGCCCCACTCGATCGTGTAAACGTAGATACGGACGCAATTATCCCTAAGCAGTTCTTGAAGCGCATTGAGCGCAGCGGTTTTGGTCAATTCCTGTTCTACGAATGGCGCTTTACTGTCGATGGTACACCAATCGATACGTTCATTCTGAATACGCCTGCTTACAAGGAGTCTACTGTCCTTCTTGCCCGCAACAATTTTGGCTGCGGCTCCTCTCGTGAGCATGCGCCATGGGCTCTCCTTGATTATGGCTTCCGCTGTGTGATTGCTCCATCCTTTGCGGACATTTTTTACAACAACTGCTTCAAAAACGGCATCTTGCCGATCAAATTGAGTGAAGAGCAAGTCGATGAGCTGTTCAATCGTACCCAAAACAAGCCGAACTACCAGCTGACCATCGATCTGCAAGAACAAGTTGTTCGTGACAGTGAAGGTCTCTCCTACCCGTTCGAGGTAGACTCCTATCGTCGTTATTGCCTACTGAATGGTCTCGACGATATTGGAATTACATTGCAGTATGAAGATAAGATCGCTGCATACGAGGCAAATCGTTAA
- a CDS encoding RluA family pseudouridine synthase produces the protein MLFMKKEGEWLVAHLRDEDDAIPIGNLLREEWKLPRKQVHLLFQYKEVLLDGAPVAQHVVGKAGQEVRLRMCKPEPLGLDPASEAPEILYEDDHLLIVNKPVGLLLHPTERYHHVTLDHLVSGHFFRTGLEAKVRHVHRLDQDTSGVVLYAKHAWASALLDEMLRERTIKRTYVAYVSGQMPKERGKINEPIGKDRNHGTRRRVTPNGDPAITHYQVIERFQTATKVECQLETGRTHQIRVHFSHIGHPLLGDELYGGKRELIKRQALHAAVLKFVHPFGGEVIEVTAPLPLDLFHLEKKLR, from the coding sequence ATGTTATTCATGAAAAAAGAAGGAGAATGGCTCGTTGCTCACTTACGAGACGAAGATGATGCCATTCCGATTGGGAACCTGCTGCGCGAAGAGTGGAAGCTGCCTCGCAAGCAGGTCCATCTTTTATTCCAATACAAAGAAGTACTACTGGATGGCGCACCTGTTGCTCAGCATGTTGTGGGAAAAGCAGGGCAGGAAGTTCGCCTGCGTATGTGCAAGCCTGAGCCATTGGGGCTTGATCCGGCCAGTGAAGCTCCGGAGATCTTGTACGAGGATGATCATTTGCTAATCGTGAATAAGCCGGTTGGCCTTCTGTTACATCCGACCGAACGATATCATCATGTGACGTTGGATCATCTCGTGTCGGGGCACTTTTTCCGTACAGGTTTGGAAGCAAAAGTCCGCCATGTCCATCGGCTGGATCAGGATACGTCAGGCGTCGTTCTGTACGCGAAGCATGCGTGGGCTTCTGCACTGTTAGATGAAATGCTGCGTGAGCGCACAATCAAGCGTACATATGTCGCGTATGTTTCGGGACAAATGCCCAAAGAGCGCGGGAAAATCAATGAGCCAATCGGAAAAGATCGGAATCATGGGACGCGCAGAAGGGTCACACCTAACGGCGATCCAGCGATTACCCATTACCAGGTCATAGAACGTTTTCAAACAGCTACGAAAGTAGAATGTCAATTGGAGACGGGGAGAACCCATCAAATTCGCGTTCACTTCAGTCATATTGGGCACCCGCTTTTAGGGGATGAACTATATGGTGGCAAGCGCGAACTCATTAAACGACAAGCGCTGCACGCAGCAGTGCTCAAATTTGTGCATCCATTCGGGGGAGAAGTCATCGAAGTCACGGCTCCGTTGCCACTCGATCTGTTTCACTTGGAAAAGAAGTTGAGATAA
- a CDS encoding co-chaperone YbbN: MREIKTEAEFEQVIAAAKPVIVKFFTDWCPDCHRIDPFMPAVEEKYKEQLDMIEVNRDTLPDLSQKYDIFGIPSFIAFHNGKELVRFVSKLGKSREEIEHFLDRAIQVSKGLEQA; encoded by the coding sequence ATGAGAGAAATTAAGACAGAAGCTGAATTCGAGCAAGTAATCGCAGCAGCCAAGCCAGTCATTGTCAAATTCTTCACGGATTGGTGCCCAGATTGCCATCGCATTGATCCATTCATGCCTGCCGTGGAAGAAAAATACAAAGAACAACTAGATATGATTGAAGTCAACCGCGATACTCTCCCGGACTTGTCCCAAAAGTACGATATCTTCGGGATTCCGAGCTTTATTGCGTTCCATAATGGAAAAGAACTGGTTCGCTTCGTTAGCAAGCTCGGAAAGAGTCGTGAGGAGATCGAGCATTTCCTGGACCGTGCGATTCAAGTCAGTAAAGGACTCGAGCAAGCGTAA
- a CDS encoding D-serine ammonia-lyase, with protein sequence MGNNEKVEGLTMEEWKTKYPLLLNMMETDEVFWTNPIYDEIAKATLSVTPEEVQDAEERLRRFGSFIQVAFPETREAGGLIESPLVPIKEMQKHLESRFAADIQGNLWLKCDSHLPIAGSIKARGGIYEVLAHAEELAQKHQMLQPDKDYAILASDAFRELFSRYSIAVGSTGNLGLSIGIISAKLGFQVTVHMSADAKAWKKELLRAKGVQVVEYASDYGKAVEEGRKQAEVDPNCYFIDDENSKRLFLGYAVAAKRLKRQLEEQQIKVDRDHPLFVYLPCGVGGGPGGVAYGLKLIYGDNVHCFFAEPTHSPCMLLGLMTGLHDKVSVQDFGIDNKTEADGLAVGRPSRFVGKMMEDLLSGVFTVDDEELYALLRALRDHESIRLEPSALAGMPGPVRLFQQETGRHYLAKQGLTEKMKKATHIVWATGGSMVPEKIQDEYYAKGLEAKIGTDT encoded by the coding sequence ATGGGAAACAATGAGAAGGTGGAAGGGCTAACAATGGAGGAGTGGAAAACGAAATATCCGCTTCTTCTTAACATGATGGAGACGGATGAAGTTTTCTGGACGAACCCTATCTATGATGAGATCGCAAAAGCAACTCTCTCCGTTACGCCAGAGGAAGTTCAGGATGCAGAAGAACGCTTGCGGCGTTTTGGCTCGTTCATTCAAGTGGCTTTTCCTGAGACGAGAGAAGCTGGTGGACTGATTGAGTCCCCACTCGTTCCGATAAAAGAGATGCAAAAGCACCTAGAGTCTCGCTTTGCGGCGGATATACAGGGGAATCTCTGGTTAAAATGCGACAGCCATTTGCCTATTGCCGGTTCCATCAAGGCGCGTGGTGGCATCTACGAGGTGCTGGCACATGCAGAAGAATTGGCCCAAAAGCATCAAATGCTGCAACCGGACAAGGATTATGCTATTTTGGCCTCGGATGCGTTCCGGGAACTGTTTTCCCGTTATTCCATTGCGGTAGGCTCGACAGGAAATCTCGGTTTGAGCATCGGGATCATCAGCGCGAAGCTCGGTTTTCAAGTCACCGTACACATGTCAGCGGACGCTAAAGCATGGAAAAAGGAATTGCTGCGGGCAAAAGGGGTCCAGGTTGTGGAGTACGCATCGGATTACGGAAAAGCGGTGGAAGAGGGAAGGAAGCAGGCAGAAGTCGATCCGAACTGCTATTTCATCGATGATGAGAACTCCAAGCGATTATTCCTCGGCTATGCAGTAGCAGCAAAACGACTGAAAAGGCAGCTAGAGGAACAACAAATAAAAGTAGATCGTGATCACCCGCTGTTCGTCTACCTTCCGTGTGGGGTTGGTGGGGGACCTGGTGGTGTAGCGTACGGGTTAAAGCTTATTTATGGGGACAATGTTCATTGCTTTTTTGCGGAACCAACTCATTCACCGTGCATGCTGCTTGGTTTAATGACAGGCCTGCATGACAAAGTCTCCGTTCAAGATTTCGGGATAGACAACAAGACAGAGGCGGATGGTCTGGCAGTTGGTCGACCTTCCCGATTTGTAGGAAAAATGATGGAGGACCTACTGAGTGGCGTGTTTACAGTGGACGACGAAGAGCTATACGCTTTGTTGCGTGCCTTGCGCGATCACGAATCCATTCGATTGGAGCCGTCTGCATTAGCTGGCATGCCAGGACCTGTTAGATTGTTTCAACAAGAGACAGGGCGTCACTATTTGGCGAAGCAAGGTCTAACGGAAAAAATGAAAAAGGCGACCCACATCGTGTGGGCGACGGGTGGGAGTATGGTTCCGGAGAAAATCCAGGATGAGTACTACGCGAAAGGCCTGGAAGCCAAAATCGGTACAGATACATAA
- a CDS encoding LysR family transcriptional regulator — translation MELRQIRYVLAVAEERSFSRAANRLHLAQPSLSQQIAKLEKILGVSLFHRLPQHVELTDAGQRFIQVAQTLVDMSEGLEREMRAYAIGESGKLLVGSLPITGAYVLPRVLPTFTKQFPGVELQLMEETSSHLEQLLVRGKIDVSLLTMPISDPSLEIIPAINEEIFLAVPANHPLAKRKEVDLAEVADQPFILLKEGQGFRTISLRLCEQAGFRPRIVFESSNIQTAQSLVAAGMGLSFAPKMITLAPGTIEPPTYVRIKTKPSRTLVVAYRKDKPLSRPAEAFVQCLIEQGGKI, via the coding sequence ATGGAGTTACGACAAATTCGTTATGTACTCGCTGTTGCGGAAGAACGCAGTTTTTCCCGGGCAGCCAATCGATTACATTTGGCCCAACCGTCGTTGAGCCAACAAATTGCGAAGCTGGAGAAAATACTCGGTGTCAGCTTGTTTCATCGCTTGCCGCAGCACGTAGAACTGACTGATGCGGGACAGCGCTTTATACAGGTGGCGCAAACGCTCGTCGACATGTCAGAGGGGCTAGAGAGGGAAATGCGAGCTTATGCCATAGGAGAAAGTGGCAAATTGCTTGTAGGAAGCTTGCCGATCACAGGGGCGTACGTGCTGCCAAGGGTGTTGCCTACGTTTACAAAGCAATTCCCCGGTGTCGAGCTGCAATTGATGGAGGAAACGTCGAGTCATTTGGAGCAGCTACTCGTGCGGGGGAAAATTGATGTAAGCCTACTAACCATGCCCATCAGTGATCCGTCTCTGGAAATCATCCCCGCGATCAATGAAGAAATCTTTTTGGCGGTACCAGCCAATCATCCGCTCGCAAAACGGAAAGAAGTCGATCTCGCAGAGGTAGCCGATCAGCCTTTTATCCTGTTAAAAGAAGGACAAGGCTTCCGCACGATTTCGCTCCGGCTCTGTGAGCAGGCGGGATTCCGACCGCGAATCGTGTTTGAGAGCTCGAACATCCAGACGGCTCAGTCACTTGTTGCAGCAGGCATGGGTTTATCGTTTGCGCCGAAAATGATTACGCTCGCACCCGGAACGATCGAACCGCCAACTTATGTGCGGATAAAAACCAAACCTTCTCGCACACTCGTTGTGGCGTATCGAAAGGACAAACCGCTGTCACGCCCGGCTGAAGCGTTTGTGCAATGTCTCATCGAGCAGGGTGGAAAAATATAA
- a CDS encoding GNAT family N-acetyltransferase translates to MEIRKLAAQEHPPMDLLLLADPSVRLVKDYLQRGQCYVVVLEGSIVGVYVLIPTRPDTVELVNVAVDEAHQGKGIGKKLVLHSIEVAKSLGYKTIEVGTGNSSVGQLALYQKCGFRMNWIDRDFFLRHYEEEIYENGIQVVDMVRLSQDI, encoded by the coding sequence ATGGAAATTCGCAAGCTTGCAGCACAAGAACACCCACCAATGGATTTACTCTTATTGGCTGACCCTTCTGTCAGATTGGTGAAAGATTATTTACAAAGAGGTCAATGCTATGTCGTTGTTCTGGAGGGGAGCATCGTAGGTGTCTACGTCTTGATTCCAACCAGACCCGATACGGTTGAACTCGTGAATGTTGCCGTCGACGAGGCCCATCAAGGCAAGGGCATTGGCAAAAAGCTCGTTCTTCATTCCATTGAAGTAGCCAAATCTCTCGGCTATAAGACAATCGAGGTCGGCACAGGGAATTCAAGCGTGGGTCAGCTCGCTCTTTATCAAAAGTGTGGATTTCGGATGAATTGGATCGATCGGGACTTTTTCTTGCGTCATTATGAGGAAGAGATTTACGAAAACGGAATTCAGGTGGTAGATATGGTTCGCCTCTCTCAAGATATTTGA
- a CDS encoding VOC family protein yields the protein MITHFSKLTLQTVSIQGVHQVYADRLGFPISSQSDKQITFQVTPDFRLTFEEVYAPFSPAHIAFQVPYSLFHESAKKIKESGLLLVRWEDGHDIDQEKGRMNLYFRDGDGNLLEIIAHEYVSEEVVVPSTPLHILYLREVGCPVESVPVFTQWLKSNISMKTYEDGEIFNFVIGGTAHIVATWKNRPWIPIAMKALPPKMHVTFGTPDQTFLQKVRRRFEKSNVLFHSDAHELTFVREGYSFSVIHTPDYAPDIPSKLQLPLSIST from the coding sequence GTGATCACGCATTTTTCTAAATTAACCTTACAAACGGTGTCCATCCAAGGGGTACACCAGGTTTACGCAGACCGTCTCGGCTTTCCGATTTCATCTCAATCAGACAAACAGATTACGTTTCAAGTCACACCCGATTTTCGTTTAACCTTTGAAGAAGTGTATGCACCGTTCTCCCCCGCCCATATTGCTTTTCAAGTACCTTATTCCCTATTTCATGAATCAGCGAAAAAGATCAAAGAATCTGGTCTTTTGCTTGTTCGATGGGAGGATGGACATGACATTGATCAGGAAAAAGGGCGGATGAACCTGTATTTCCGCGATGGAGACGGGAATCTTCTTGAGATTATTGCCCACGAGTATGTGTCAGAAGAGGTCGTCGTGCCATCCACTCCCCTGCACATTCTGTATTTACGAGAAGTGGGCTGTCCCGTGGAAAGTGTGCCTGTTTTTACGCAATGGCTAAAATCGAATATAAGCATGAAAACATACGAGGATGGCGAAATTTTTAACTTCGTCATCGGGGGAACGGCACATATTGTAGCCACATGGAAAAACAGGCCTTGGATTCCCATTGCGATGAAAGCGTTACCACCGAAAATGCACGTCACTTTTGGAACACCTGACCAAACGTTCCTGCAAAAAGTGCGGAGACGCTTTGAAAAAAGTAATGTCCTCTTCCATTCGGATGCCCATGAGCTTACATTCGTCCGGGAAGGATACTCGTTTTCTGTTATCCATACACCCGATTACGCCCCTGACATCCCGAGCAAATTGCAATTACCACTTTCTATCTCCACCTAA